A region of the Oncorhynchus gorbuscha isolate QuinsamMale2020 ecotype Even-year linkage group LG02, OgorEven_v1.0, whole genome shotgun sequence genome:
TGTACTTACCTTCTGTAATTACCCTTCGTAAGTAAAGTTATATCTAACCTACAACTTTGACACTCACCTCAGATATTTCAACTTTTCGCTCCCAGGCTCGGACACTCTGCTCGAGCTGGCTATGGGAGGCCTTAGCTGTGATGTATTGCAGCACGTGGGGAACACGGAAATCTGCCAGCTGGCCTCGCAGCTTCCTGTTAAGAGTCTCTGCCTTGGATCGCTCCTGCCCAAGAAGGACACGAAGAGGGGGATATTTATTAGCTTACGCACCAGCAGTGTTGCAAACATAGCTGAATAGTTGGCTACAAAAATCGTATGATTTTGGTTAAAAACTAAACAGGTGAATGTTAAATTGACCTCTTCTGCCTGCAGTGTCTCCTCCTCGATCTTCACCAGCATCTCCTTACGGGAGGTGATGTCACTACTAAGCAGCTTTGACTCACATGTCATGCTCTGCAGCTTCTTCTACAATGGGAAAAACAACACATTTCCTTATCAAAGTCCCAAACCCCCACGTACGTACAAACACAACAAAGGTCAAGTACCTTAGTTGGGCCTGGGTGATGAAAATAAGCCTAGAGTTTTATCAGTTTATCTCAAGGGATCTACCTCTCAAATTCAGATTCCCCAACCAGGAATATATAATTCCGCTCTCCTGAACCTGATCACACCCCTGCACAAGAAAAgagatgtacagtggggcaaaaaagtatttgtggtgtgtttgggatcattgtcatgctgaaagacccagccacgtttcatcttcaatgcccttgctgatggaaggaggttttcactcaaaacctcacgatacatggccccattcattctttcctttacacggatcagtcgtcctggcccctttgcagaaaaacagccccaaagcatgatgtttccacccccatgcttcacagtaggtatggtgttctttggatgcaactcagcattctttgtcctccaaacacgacgagttgagtttttaccaaaaaattatattttggtttcatctgaccatatggcattcccccaatcttcttctggatcatccaaatgctctagcaaacttcagacgggcctggacatgtactggcttaagcagggggacacgtctggcactgcaggatttgagtccctggcggcgtagtgtgttactgatggtaggctttgttactttggtcccagctctctgcaggttattcactaggtccccctagtgatcttgcgtggagccccagatcgagggagattatcagtggtcttgtatgtcttccatttcctaataattgctcccacagtttatttattcaaaccaaactgcttacctattgcagattcagtctttccagcctggtgcaggtctacaattttgtttctggtgtcctttgacagctctttggtcttggccatagtggagtttggagtgtgactgtttgaggttgttgacaggtgtcttttatactgataacaagttcaaacagattccattaatacaggtaatgagtggaggacagaggagcctcttaaagaagttacaggtctgtgagagccagaaatcatgcttgtttgtaggtgaccaaatacttattttccaccataatttgcaaataaattcattaaaaatcctacaatttgattttctggatttttttcttctcattttgtctgtcatagttgaagtgtacctatgatgaacattacaggcctctctcatctttttaagtgggagaacttgcacaattggtggctgactaaatacttttttgccccactgtacatacaataGTGTTTGAATAGGAATCAAACCTTGTAGGAGTTGAGAACCTGTAGGGTGTTTCCTGCCAGGAGTTTTAGGCGCAGAAGGTCCTGGTTTCTTTCATCAATGCGTTCGAGATACTGGCTGTTCTCGATCTTCAGCTGCTGGAAATCCACCTCGTGCAGGGCTTCACCCATTTCCTCTTTCTGCCGTAGCTGTAACTGCAACTTCCTCTTCTGCACATGGAGAGCTGCATTCTTCAACCGCAACTTCTCAACCAGTGTGTCCTGTAGGATGAAGTAAAGGTAGCAGCAGGATGAGACAAATAGGTGATGAGGTCAGAGAAACAGGGCAGCAGTCGGTAACAGTGAATGTTGATATTGAAGCTTGCATTACTTCCAAGATTTGTAATTTAAGTCAGGAACCAAATGTGATTTAAGATCTCTGACCTGACACCCCTGCCTGACATGCAGCTTGCTTACCTTTGCTCTCATCCTGTCCTCAAAATAACGAATGACCTTCTCTGCACCCATCATgacacctctcttctccctcaacACCTTAGCGACATCACGGTCAAACTCATAACTTGCTTTCTTGACCTCCACAAGTCGAATATCTGCTTCCTCCAGAGTTGCCTAATATGGGGAAGGGTCCAGAAATGATTGGTTATCAAGCTTTTGAtacaatgtacagtaccagtcaaaggtttggacacacctactcattcaaagggtttttctttatttttactattttctacattgtagaataatagtgaagacatcaaaactatgaaataaaacatatggaatcatgtagtaaacaaaaaagtgttaagcaaaccaaaatataatttatgttgaagattcttcaaagtagccaccttttgccttgaggacagctttgcacactcttggcattctctcaaccagcttcactgggaatgcttttccaacagtcttgaaggagttcccacatatgctgagcatttgttggcagcttttcactctgcagtccaactcatcccaaaccatctcaattcggttgaggtcgggtaattgtggatgccaggtcatcttatgcagcactccatcactctccttcttggtcaaatagcccttacacatcctggaggtgtgctgggtcattgttctgttgaaaaatatATTATAGTCACActtagcgcaaaccagatgggatggtgtatcgatgcagaatgctgtggtaaccatgctggttaagtgtgccttgaattctaaataaatcactgacagtgtcaccagcaaagcaccatcacaccacctcctccatgcttcacggtgggaaccacacatgcagagatcatgcgttcacttactctgcgtttcacaaagTCACGCCGGTTGAAACCAAAATCCTCAAAttaggactcatcagaccaaaggacagatttccaccggtctaatgtccattgctcgtgtttcttggcccaagcatgtcTCTTTGCTgctatttctgaggctggtaactcaaaggaacttctgcagcagaggtaactcttgagtattcctttcctgtggcggtcctcatgagagccagtttcatcatagtgcttgatggtttttgagactgcacttgaagaaactgtgATGAAAATGTTATAcatgtgcttttctaataacctatttctgtgttcatgcaagtgagtGATTGAACAAATCCTCATTTATCAGTATCTGCAATTTTGCAGTATGCCCAGACCTTGTTTTGAGAACGaaagatatctcagtttcaaggtctaagcttagagagaagaagcctcgtgaagtattggtctgtc
Encoded here:
- the ccdc113 gene encoding coiled-coil domain-containing protein 113 codes for the protein MAETVQDVSEADKRHLVELVKELRRSNAVLRAETDMYERYISRLDPRDLVPQPLSDSLGAAAASQLEIGGGRGRKMKTRTTALEQLQRLTLEQKCDVAQRELDETKEDLEKLKESSERVLHNYKATLEEADIRLVEVKKASYEFDRDVAKVLREKRGVMMGAEKVIRYFEDRMRAKDTLVEKLRLKNAALHVQKRKLQLQLRQKEEMGEALHEVDFQQLKIENSQYLERIDERNQDLLRLKLLAGNTLQVLNSYKKKLQSMTCESKLLSSDITSRKEMLVKIEEETLQAEEERSKAETLNRKLRGQLADFRVPHVLQYITAKASHSQLEQSVRAWERKVEISEMALRTHTKTWNKLKEAAGAGPVTAR